The following DNA comes from Saccharomyces mikatae IFO 1815 strain IFO1815 genome assembly, chromosome: 8.
TGGGAAGGTAATAACTTATTGAAAGTGATTGTGTATATGCTCCCGAGAGCCCTTACACTCGGTCTTGCTTTTCGCGTACCTCTTCTGTCAAGATCTGGCCAGGCTGAACCACGTTCTGTTGCTGCTGTATTAGTGAGATGCTTGACTATAGCACCTCGTTCCTTATTTAACAAACGCGCGCGCACAAGCCTTGCAGGGCTGCAGATACTCTTCGCAGAAATGCGTGcacaaaaattttgatctAGCTTACCATCGGTCTCTATAGTCTCGGTCTCTGTAGTCACAGGTTCGGAGTCCGTAAGCAATTGCAATAACGAATGTATAAAAGAAGGTAAGTACGCTTCAATACAATTGATTACTGTAGattattcaattcattttattattgttgtaGTAGTAATACATCAATAGCAAACTTTGATCTTTGCAACTTAGttacatttttcatttctggTAAAATCTCGCCTCATCTATAAAGAGATGTTCAATCGTTTTAATAAATTTCAAGCTGCTCTAGCTTTGGCACTATACTCTCAAAGCGCATTGGGTGAATCTTATGTCAATAGCACTTCATCCAGTGCAATTGCATCAACTTCCTCCGATGCCTTGAGTTCTATTACTTCCATCTCTTCAGCTAGCGCAAGTGCCACCGCATCGGACTCGCTTTCCTCCAGAGACGGTACTGTTTATTTGCCATCAACGACTATCAGCGGAGATCTTACAGTTACAGGTAAAGTAGTTGCAACCGAAGCCGTTGAAGTTGCTGCCGGTGGTAAATTGACTTTGCTTGACGGTGAAAAATACATGTTCTCATCCGACCTGAAAGTTCATGGTGATTTGATTGTTGAAAAGTCCAAGACAACATACGAAGGTACCACCTTCGACGTCTCCGGTGAGACTTTCGAAGTTTTCGGTAACTTTAATGTCGAAGAATCCGGTGCCACTTCTGCATCCGTCTACTCCTTTACTCCGAGCTCTTTTGAAAGCAGTGGTGACATTTCTTTGAGTCTATCAAAGACCAAGAAGGGTGAAGTTACCTTCTCCCCTTACTCTAACACCGGTgccttctctttctctaaCGCTATTCTCAACGGTGGTTCTGTATCTGGTTTGCAACGTAGAGCCGAAGATGAAGGGTCTGTTAACAACGGTGAAATAAACCTGGACAACGGAAGTACTTATGTCATCGTCGAACCAGTTTCCGGAAACGGTACCGTCAACATTGTCTCTGGCAACCTTTACCTACACTACCCGGACACCTTTACTGGCCAAACTGTTGTATTCAAAGGTGAAAGTATTCTTGCCGTCGACCCAACAGAAACCAATGCTACTCCTATTCCTGTTGTTGGATACACCGGCAAGAACCAAATTGTCATTACCGCTGACATTACTGCTCTTTCATACGACGGCACTACAGGTGTTTTAACTGCAACCCAGGGCAACAGACAATTCTCTTTCGCTATCGGTACTGGATTTTCTAGTTCTGGTTTCAGTGTCTCAGAAGGAACTTTTGCAGGCGCTTATGCTTATTATCTAAACTACAATGGTGTTGTCGCTACTAGTGCCGCATCTTCATCTACTTCCACTACCGCTGGTGCATCATCTACCAACTCTTCAGTAACTGTCTCAGCCACCATTTCTAGCTCCGtcatttcatcatctaGTAGCTCAATCTCTGGCTCAGCCATTTCACCATCTAGTAGCTTTGTTTCTGGTATATCTAACTCCACAACACTCGCTGGTCCAATCACTTCATCTACTGGTTCTGCCAGATCTACCGCTAGCCTCACCTCAGGCTCCGCCTCTGTTTACACTGAAACATTAACTTACTTAAATGCCACTAGCACAGTCGTTGTCTCCTGTTCAGAAACAACTGATGCTAGCGGTAATATCCACACTATTACCACAACTGTCCCATGTCCATCTACTACTGCCACCATCACATCTTGCGACGAAAACGGATGCCATGTTGTAGCACCAACCGCTACCGACGCAACCGCAACCGTTTCTTCCAAGTCGTACACCACCCTTACTGTTACTCACTGTGATAACAACGCCTGTAGCGTCAGGACCGTAACTTCAGAAGTCCCTGAACAAACTGCAACCACCACTGCCACAACCGTTTCTCCAAAATCATACACCACAGTCACTGTTACCCACTGTGACGACAACGGCTGTCACGTTAAGACCATCACCTCCGAAGCTCCTAAACAAACTTCGTTGACAACAGCCACTTCTGGAACTTTCAGCACAATTTCCAAATCTGCTGCTCCAACCTCTCAAACAATTGCTTCCAGAATATCCACTGGTATCATCGTACAATCCGAAGGTATTGCTGCTGGTTTGAGAACCAATGCCTTGAGCACTTTGGCCGGTATCTTCattcttgcttttttttagctGAGAGCATAATTGTTCTTCTTAAAATCTAaatagaatttttttaattaaaCGCTTAGTGTAGATATCCAGCAGTTTTAGCTTGAAGTTGAAGAatgctttcttttatttgttttagGAATTGTTTCAACTATAAAAATGCGTCAGAAAAAGTTTAACGAAGGCACCACATTACAGATGGGCATATTACTTTTATCCAGCTTTTTCGCGCGGTTTGTGAATTTAGAAAATCATAGCCGAAAGAAGAGTAGTTATGACAATACCTTATGTGCACCAGAAGATGTCCTGAAAGCACTGCACGCGTCAATAGCTTTTACCTAGTTGAGCCTTCATAAATCCTAACcatgtaatttttttttgtttaaagAGACGTGAAGAGTTTATTTCACTCCTATCTTCCGTCAAGTCAGTGTCAGCGTGGTAGCTTTATGTCTTGGACAATTATCTAGTGAATTGTCAGTATCTAATGAGACATTATATCCGATGGGGAATATGAAGTTTATATATCGTGACCTAGTTCTAGCAATCATATCGCACCTGGGAACCAGTCACTGTAGAATACTATCAACGTCAGTAAGtaatgaataaaaatatagaaGTACAGAACAGCGCAGAAACTGTTATCCGGTAATCTATCAACGACTTTACACTGATACCAGGTCAAATCTATATCGCAAATATCTACCGTAGTTCGAGAACGACAAGATTTGCATTTGTCATCTCCCATTCCAGCATAAGAAAGTTGaaactcaaaaaatgaagctTGTTATGTGGAATAACTTCACTCTTTCACTACAGATACTACCGTCAAGATGCTATCACAAACAGAAAGTATTGGCTATCTACGATACCAATACTTGACCTTTTATTCACCTGCTACACATAATAATATCGATGATGAGGATGGTGAAAGATAACGAGTCCGAATATACAAAtcggaaaaaaaaaaaaacttgtcCATTAATTGTAATCGTctaaagtttcttttttcgatAAGAGGGTCGCCTGTTTCTTAACATCTGTATCTCTTATTCTGCATCgtaaaatcaaagattAGGTAAACAGAAAGTTACCCATACTTTAATTTTGCAAGCCTTTCATGATATAGgcaaaatgagaaaaatacGTAGAGGGGTCAAAAGCCAGTGTCTGATTACTTTACTGCTTGATTCGTGGTAAGTTGTAGACGTAATGAGTTCCGAGTGAAACAGAGGAGCTCAATTGACTCCATCcaaagcagaaaaaaacGCTTAATTCGGTATTGATAACATGACAATCTAAAACTGCTTCCACATACCTAAAAATCCCCACGGTAAATCTGCTAGTTtgtgtttctttttctgcgCCTCATTCGCTGATAAGGCGCTACAGTGCGCTCCTGCCGCAcgttttatttcttttcgaTAATAATGAGTTCTTCGCGTTAGTCTGAGAGAGTGTGCAATTTGGCAAACTAATAACAAGTAACCTTTAGATAATGTGGGTTATCGGGGAAGATTCTATAGCATCTTATCAAGAAGCACTTATTCAAGTAGATAGTAGTATATGCTAAAAGATATGACTAGCACTGCTTATCAGTTCTTGTTTTTGCGAATATGTTAACGTTTTGAATAGAGtaatatatgtatataagtAGGCCAAAGAAACATCAAACCAGGAAGTCTTGGAGGAATGTTCAATTTAGAAGCCTCGAAAGAGGacaacaaaacaaaaacaattgaaatagtaaaaacaaaatcagGATGTCGGGGGATGCCAGCACTAACTCAAGTGCTTTTCTGGATGAGAAAAACTTGAACATAACTTTAGATGCTGAAATCAAAAACGAAGATATAACTGCAGAACCAGTTCTAAGTACGGTCATATCACCAAATGGTAAAGTTGTCTACATCGGTGACAAGGTCGATGAGGCCATGAAGTTGGCTGAGGAAGCCAAAGCAATTGAGGTGACCCCGGAAGAGGATAGAAAACTATGTTGGAAGATCGATTATTGTATGTTTCCCTTAATGTGTATATTGTATGCTGTTCAGTTCATGGACAAGATTTCCACCAGTTCGGCAGCAGTGATGGGCTTAAGAACCGATTTGAAAATGCACGGCGACCAGTACTCGTGGGTCACTTCTGCCTTCTATTTCGGTTATTTGTTCATGAATCTAGGTCCAATACAGtttattttccaaagaacAAGTTATATGTCCAAAATGCTTGGTGGTTTTATTGTCATCTGGGGGCTGCTATTAGCTCTACACGCTGCTCCAACAGTCAAATACCCCACTTTCATCCTTCTAAGAGTGCTTCTCGGTTGTGCTGAAAGTGTTGTCACGCCCTGCTTCACCATTATCACGGCTCAATACTGGAAATCAGAAGAACAATTTACAAGAGTGTCAATTTGGTTCGGTATGAATGGTCTTGGCTCCGTCCTAATCAATGCAATCGCGTATGGTGTTTATATTCATCGGGACTCCTATGCTATTGAAGCATGGAAAACCTTATTTGTCGTTACCGGTGTAATTACTATTTTTGTTGGTATCTTGATATACCTATGGATCCCGGATGATCCATCAAAAGCAAGATTCTTATCtaaaagagagaaattAATGGTTGTTCAAAGAATTAGATCCAATCAACAAGGGTTCGGTAATCACGAAATTAAAAAGTACCAAATTATAGAGGCTTTGAAAGACGTTAGAACGTGGTTGTACTTCCTCTTTACTGTGAGTTCTAATATTCCTAATGGTGGTATTTCTAGTTTCATGAGTATTCTGCTGAAAGACGATTTTGGATATTCAACAAAGGATACTTTCTTGATGGGTCTACCTACTGGTGCTGTTGAATTGGTTGGTTGTCCACTATTTGGTATTCTGGCAGTTTACGCAACTAATAAGAAGATACCATTTTGGAAGTACAAGTTGGGCTGGGCCATTTTCGCAGCTGTCTTAGCATTGATTGCTAGTTGTATGCTAGGTTTTGCAGACAATTCAAAAAGTGCAAGACTGGCTGGTGCTTATCTATGGTATATCTCACCCGTCTCATTTATTTGTGTGCTTTCCAATATCAGTGCAAACTCCTCGGGATATAGTAAAAAATGGACTGtatcttcaataaatttaGTAGCATACGCTGCAGCCAACTTGGCAGGTCCACAAACTTTTATTGCTAAGCAGGCACCTAAATATCATGGTGCTAAAGTTGCTATGGTTGTATGTTACGCTTTTATGATCGTCATCCTATCTGTGTTACTTTTTATCAATATGAGGGAGAATAAGAGACGTGATAAGATAGCTGCGGAAAGAGGTTCTCAACCAGAGGCAgaaaatcttgaattttctgATTTAACTGATTTCGAGAATCCAAACTTCAGATACACTCTATAAGATATAGCAAGGCtatattgatattatcattatttaGAACAGTAGATatttaataaagaaattttttatcatagTGGAAACACTTAGAGAGGAGAAACCGATACGAactgttgaaaatattctcaCACTTACTGGAAAACTTAGCCTAGCGACCGGAAAGAACCATATTTCTTGTAATATATTACCTTTTACAAGTTTTTGCGGCCCATTCATTAGTAGTAGCATAACAActttgtgaaaaaaaaggaagatgGTACAATGATGTGAAGATCACACTCAGTGAAGTTATATATTAGTTTCATTCAAGTTTGATGTGCACTGATTGTGATGTTATAGCGAGAGAGTACCATCTCGCCTACATGTGTAATaagaattaaaaatatcGCTGGGTTGTACTTTTTCATATGTTGGA
Coding sequences within:
- the SMKI08G2540 gene encoding uncharacterized protein is translated as MFNRFNKFQAALALALYSQSALGESYVNSTSSSAIASTSSDALSSITSISSASASATASDSLSSRDGTVYLPSTTISGDLTVTGKVVATEAVEVAAGGKLTLLDGEKYMFSSDLKVHGDLIVEKSKTTYEGTTFDVSGETFEVFGNFNVEESGATSASVYSFTPSSFESSGDISLSLSKTKKGEVTFSPYSNTGAFSFSNAILNGGSVSGLQRRAEDEGSVNNGEINLDNGSTYVIVEPVSGNGTVNIVSGNLYLHYPDTFTGQTVVFKGESILAVDPTETNATPIPVVGYTGKNQIVITADITALSYDGTTGVLTATQGNRQFSFAIGTGFSSSGFSVSEGTFAGAYAYYLNYNGVVATSAASSSTSTTAGASSTNSSVTVSATISSSVISSSSSSISGSAISPSSSFVSGISNSTTLAGPITSSTGSARSTASLTSGSASVYTETLTYLNATSTVVVSCSETTDASGNIHTITTTVPCPSTTATITSCDENGCHVVAPTATDATATVSSKSYTTLTVTHCDNNACSVRTVTSEVPEQTATTTATTVSPKSYTTVTVTHCDDNGCHVKTITSEAPKQTSLTTATSGTFSTISKSAAPTSQTIASRISTGIIVQSEGIAAGLRTNALSTLAGIFILAFF
- the SMKI08G2550 gene encoding allantoate permease family MFS transporter — protein: MSGDASTNSSAFLDEKNLNITLDAEIKNEDITAEPVLSTVISPNGKVVYIGDKVDEAMKLAEEAKAIEVTPEEDRKLCWKIDYCMFPLMCILYAVQFMDKISTSSAAVMGLRTDLKMHGDQYSWVTSAFYFGYLFMNLGPIQFIFQRTSYMSKMLGGFIVIWGLLLALHAAPTVKYPTFILLRVLLGCAESVVTPCFTIITAQYWKSEEQFTRVSIWFGMNGLGSVLINAIAYGVYIHRDSYAIEAWKTLFVVTGVITIFVGILIYLWIPDDPSKARFLSKREKLMVVQRIRSNQQGFGNHEIKKYQIIEALKDVRTWLYFLFTVSSNIPNGGISSFMSILLKDDFGYSTKDTFLMGLPTGAVELVGCPLFGILAVYATNKKIPFWKYKLGWAIFAAVLALIASCMLGFADNSKSARLAGAYLWYISPVSFICVLSNISANSSGYSKKWTVSSINLVAYAAANLAGPQTFIAKQAPKYHGAKVAMVVCYAFMIVILSVLLFINMRENKRRDKIAAERGSQPEAENLEFSDLTDFENPNFRYTL